In the Caenorhabditis elegans chromosome X genome, one interval contains:
- the F31B12.4 gene encoding uncharacterized protein (Confirmed by transcript evidence), translated as MPRPATEEDDVRASTTWTNSQDVEVYGAVEPTDKSSMTTLQHPDVTATPTMPKKVSFAAEVDEQQERISKESARRDACCCIQ; from the exons ATGCCTCGACCGGCAACCGAAGAAGACGACGTTCGAGCGAGCACCACGTGGACCAATAGCCAGGATGTTGAGGTGTACGGAGCCGTCGAGCCGACTGACAAATCCTCGATGACAACCCTTCAACACCCCGATGTGACGGCTACCCCAACAATGCCGAAAAAG GTCTCCTTTGCCGCTGAAGTTGATGAACAACAAGAGCGTATCAGTAAAGAGAGTGCTAGACGGGATGCATGCTGCTGTATTCAATGA